Proteins found in one Quercus robur chromosome 2, dhQueRobu3.1, whole genome shotgun sequence genomic segment:
- the LOC126715534 gene encoding sugar transport protein 7-like: MAGGSFGPAGVAKERAQQYKGRLTSYVIIACTVAAVGGSIFGYDIGISGGVTSMDTFLEKFFPTVFVKKSQAHESNYCKYDNQGLAAFTSSLYLAGLVASLMASPVTRKFGRRTSIICGGLSFLTGATLNAAAMNMAMLLLGRIMLGVGIGFGNQAVPLYLSEIAPTHLRGGLNMMFQVATTFGIFIANMINFGTQKLNWGWRLSLGLAAAPALLMTVGGILLPETPNSLIEQGKKEKGREILEKLRGTKNVDAEFEDMIEASELSNLIKNPFRNILEKRNRPELVMAICMPMFQILTGINSILFYAPVLFQSMGFGGNASLYSSALTGAVLASSTFISIATVDKLGRRALLISGGIQMITCQVIVAIILGVKFGNQQELSKGFSILVVIMICLFVLAFGWSWGPLGWTVPSEIFPLEIRSAGQSITVAVNLLFTFIIAQAFLALLCAFKFGIFLFFAGWITIMTIFVSFFLPETKGVPIEEMIFIWKKHWFWKKLVPTKGESEISNSVELDENVTEP; this comes from the exons ATGGCAGGTGGATCTTTTGGCCCGGCCGGTGTGGCCAAAGAGAGAGCACAACAGTACAAAGGCAGACTCACCTCTTATGTGATCATTGCCTGCACTGTTGCTGCTGTTGGTGGCTCAATTTTTGGCTATGATATTGGAATTTCAG GAGGAGTGACATCCATGGATacatttcttgaaaaattcTTCCCTACTGTTTTTGTAAAGAAGTCGCAAGCACATGAAAGCAATTATTGCAAGTATGATAACCAAGGGCTTGCAGCATTTACATCTTCTTTATACCTTGCCGGTTTGGTTGCTTCTCTGATGGCTTCTCCTGTTACAAGAAAGTTTGGACGCCGAACAAGTATAATCTGTGGTGGGCTAAGTTTTCTTACTGGGGCAACACTAAATGCTGCTGCCATGAATATGGCAATGCTTCTTTTGGGTCGGATTATGCTTGGTGTTGGCATTGGATTTGGAAATCAG GCAGTTCCACTATATTTATCAGAGATAGCGCCAACACATCTTCGAGGTGGTCTTAACATGATGTTTCAGGTAGCAACTACATTTGGCATCTTTATAGCAAACATGATCAACTTTGGAACACAAAAGCTTAATTGGGGATGGAGGCTCTCTCTGGGATTGGCTGCTGCTCCAGCTTTGTTAATGACAGTGGGAGGAATACTTCTCCCTGAGACACCTAACAGCTTAATTGagcaaggaaaaaaagagaaagggagagaaatcCTTGAAAAGCTCAGAGGAACCAAAAATGTTGATGCAGAGTTTGAAGACATGATCGAAGCAAGTGAGCTTTCAAACTTAATAAAGAATCCCTTTCGAAACATCCTTGAGAAGAGGAACAGACCAGAATTAGTAATGGCAATCTGCATGCCAATGTTCCAGATACTCACAGGCATAAATTCAATTCTCTTCTATGCTCCTGTACTGTTTCAAAGTATGGGGTTTGGTGGCAATGCTTCTCTCTACTCCTCAGCTTTGACTGGAGCAGTTCTTGCTTCATCTACATTCATTTCTATTGCAACAGTTGATAAATTGGGTCGAAGGGCTTTACTTATAAGTGGCGGGATTCAAATGATTACATGCCAG GTTATAGTTGCTATAATCTTGGGGGTAAAGTTTGGCAACCAGCAAGAACTATCAAAAGGTTTCTCAATTTTGGTGGTGATCATGATTTGCCTCTTTGTTCTAGCTTTTGGATGGTCATGGGGTCCCCTTGGCTGGACAGTGCCAAGTGAGATATTCCCGTTAGAAATTCGATCAGCTGGACAAAGCATTACAGTAGCTGTTAACCTTCTATTCACGTTCATAATAGCCCAGGCTTTCCTTGCCCTTCTTTGTGCATTCAAGTTTGGAATCTTCCTCTTCTTCGCTGGCTGGATTACCATCATGaccatttttgtttctttcttcctaCCAGAAACGAAGGGAGTTCCCATTGAAGAGATGATATTCATATGGAAGAAGCACTGGTTCTGGAAGAAGTTAGTGCCTACCAAAGGGGAAAGCGAAATAAGTAATTCAGTGGAGCTAGATGAGAACGTTACAGAGCCATAA